Proteins encoded in a region of the Paenibacillus pedocola genome:
- a CDS encoding response regulator has product MYKLILAEDEEDVREGIIAQIDWAKYGFEVVDSAENGREATEAIDRLLPDVVVTDIQMPFMNGLQLAEWIRSRHPNTKIIILTGYDEFEYAQKAIKLQIDEYILKPFSSQELIDVLLKVKATIEAEIAEKENVYVLSEHYRKSLPVLREQFLSSLVSRRLPFQEITDKSAEYGINLDGKQFQASVISIDYIRAGQSREAAAGRPVSLRDTGDHNLQLFAILNIAEEICQKHGTGRVFIHRDEVVLLSVSKEPDETEITGHTFAILEEIRQNVQHFLKLTVTAGAGTVCQSASMLFNSFSDAMQALDYRLILGNNRVIWIEDVESRSNQMLVFDELTQQSLIRTIKLGTVQELKEVMDELFGGLDTAHVSTHDYQIFLLEIITSILRVAKESGSETADFMIPNMATLTDMNKFNNMGEAKQWIINVCTGLMDSIASGRQSSYKQLIDQAKEYIRSHYEESDISIGRVCQHLHISTGYFSSIFKKEMKMTFVSYLLQIRLEAAKELLRSTELKAFEIAEKIGFADPNYFSFCFRKKYGQSPKEYKNSARGG; this is encoded by the coding sequence ATGTATAAATTAATTCTTGCCGAAGATGAAGAAGATGTAAGGGAAGGGATTATTGCCCAGATTGATTGGGCGAAGTATGGCTTTGAAGTGGTGGACTCGGCCGAAAACGGGCGTGAGGCGACAGAAGCCATTGACCGCCTGCTGCCGGATGTGGTTGTAACTGATATTCAGATGCCGTTTATGAACGGGCTTCAGCTGGCGGAATGGATCCGCAGCCGTCATCCTAACACGAAGATCATTATTCTGACCGGTTATGATGAATTCGAATATGCCCAGAAGGCGATAAAGCTGCAGATCGATGAGTATATCCTGAAACCGTTCTCATCACAGGAGCTGATCGATGTTCTGCTTAAGGTAAAGGCAACCATTGAGGCGGAAATCGCCGAGAAGGAAAATGTGTATGTGCTTAGCGAGCATTACCGTAAGAGCCTGCCTGTGCTGCGGGAGCAGTTCCTCTCCTCATTAGTGTCCCGCCGGCTGCCGTTCCAGGAGATCACTGACAAGAGCGCGGAATACGGCATCAACCTTGACGGGAAGCAATTTCAGGCTTCCGTGATCAGCATTGACTATATCCGTGCGGGGCAGAGCCGGGAGGCTGCTGCAGGGCGGCCCGTATCGTTGCGTGATACCGGCGACCATAATTTGCAGCTGTTCGCTATCCTCAATATTGCCGAAGAGATCTGCCAGAAGCATGGCACCGGCAGAGTATTCATCCACCGGGATGAAGTTGTACTCCTCTCGGTTAGCAAAGAACCGGACGAAACGGAAATTACCGGCCATACCTTCGCCATCCTTGAAGAGATCCGCCAGAATGTACAGCATTTTCTGAAGCTGACGGTGACAGCGGGGGCCGGGACGGTATGCCAGTCTGCATCCATGCTGTTCAACTCCTTTTCTGATGCAATGCAGGCGCTGGATTACAGGCTTATTCTGGGCAACAATAGAGTGATCTGGATTGAAGATGTCGAATCCAGATCCAATCAGATGCTGGTCTTCGATGAGCTGACACAGCAATCGCTGATCCGTACGATTAAGCTGGGGACGGTACAGGAGCTGAAGGAGGTTATGGACGAGCTGTTCGGAGGACTTGATACGGCCCATGTCTCTACACATGATTATCAGATTTTTCTGCTGGAAATCATTACCTCTATTCTGCGTGTAGCCAAGGAGTCAGGCAGCGAGACCGCTGATTTTATGATCCCTAACATGGCTACACTTACGGACATGAATAAATTCAACAATATGGGCGAAGCCAAACAGTGGATTATTAATGTATGTACCGGACTGATGGACTCCATTGCTTCTGGGCGGCAGTCCAGCTATAAGCAGCTCATTGATCAGGCTAAGGAATATATCCGCAGCCATTACGAGGAATCAGATATATCCATCGGCAGGGTCTGCCAGCATCTGCATATCAGCACAGGATATTTTAGCAGTATTTTCAAAAAAGAGATGAAAATGACCTTTGTCAGCTATCTGCTGCAGATCCGTCTAGAGGCGGCTAAGGAGCTGCTGCGCTCCACGGAGCTCAAGGCTTTCGAAATCGCCGAAAAAATCGGGTTTGCCGATCCGAATTACTTCAGCTTCTGTTTCCGCAAGAAATACGGCCAATCGCCTAAAGAATATAAGAACAGCGCCCGGGGAGGATAG
- a CDS encoding GNAT family N-acetyltransferase, with protein sequence MNSSTQEQVLQIRKWGASDLERVTALLREFGYPTTLSVMKERMEGMEHDPFHCTLVAELDNEVVGMIDLRQVKSYYKQADCITEITALIVSEELRGNGLGKRLVSAAEDWARQNGCCQLFLRSGNRVERAPAHAFYRHIGFEKSAGYRFSKALL encoded by the coding sequence ATGAACAGTAGTACTCAGGAGCAAGTACTGCAAATTCGCAAATGGGGCGCAAGTGATCTGGAGAGAGTTACAGCCCTGTTGCGGGAATTCGGCTATCCGACAACGCTTAGCGTGATGAAAGAGAGAATGGAAGGCATGGAGCATGATCCGTTCCATTGCACACTGGTTGCAGAACTGGACAACGAAGTTGTGGGAATGATTGATCTTCGGCAGGTGAAATCCTATTACAAGCAAGCAGACTGTATTACGGAAATTACCGCGCTGATCGTATCAGAGGAACTTAGAGGGAACGGCCTTGGCAAAAGATTGGTCTCCGCAGCAGAAGATTGGGCCCGCCAGAATGGCTGCTGCCAGCTGTTCCTAAGAAGCGGCAACCGCGTAGAACGCGCGCCGGCACATGCTTTTTACCGTCATATCGGATTCGAGAAAAGCGCAGGCTACCGCTTCAGCAAAGCCCTGCTGTAA